In Actinomycetota bacterium, a genomic segment contains:
- a CDS encoding abortive infection family protein: HADLPAATYGQLKRHLEWDGYRLDATGRLRTPPAAELDALPLAALDDPAAIYDHIDRIGRVMDTDPAQAISGARALIEATTKLVLNQLGVAYDEHADVPALVKAAQKALGLHPETLAPTGKGSETVRRILSNLSQVAVGVAELRNQYGPDHGRTQVTVLSPRHAHLAVGCASTYSRLLLETLADPDAPWRRAAASP; this comes from the coding sequence CCATGCTGACCTGCCGGCAGCGACCTATGGGCAGCTGAAGCGCCACCTGGAATGGGATGGCTACCGCCTGGACGCTACGGGACGGCTGCGCACCCCGCCAGCCGCCGAGCTCGATGCGCTACCCCTGGCCGCCTTGGATGACCCAGCGGCCATCTACGACCACATCGACCGCATTGGGCGGGTCATGGACACCGACCCGGCCCAGGCGATCAGCGGCGCCCGAGCCCTGATCGAGGCGACCACCAAGCTCGTCCTCAACCAGCTGGGCGTCGCCTACGACGAGCACGCCGACGTGCCGGCGCTGGTCAAGGCGGCCCAGAAGGCGCTGGGGCTGCATCCTGAAACCTTGGCCCCGACTGGCAAGGGCAGCGAGACGGTGCGCCGGATCCTGTCCAACCTCAGCCAGGTCGCGGTGGGGGTCGCCGAGTTGCGCAACCAGTACGGGCCCGACCACGGCCGCACCCAAGTCACGGTGCTGTCCCCGCGTCACGCCCACCTGGCGGTCGGCTGCGCCAGCACCTATAGCCGCCTCCTGCTGGAGACCCTGGCTGACCCTGACGCCCCATGGAGGCGTGCCGCCGCCTCACCCTAG